In one Culex quinquefasciatus strain JHB chromosome 2, VPISU_Cqui_1.0_pri_paternal, whole genome shotgun sequence genomic region, the following are encoded:
- the LOC6036087 gene encoding major facilitator superfamily domain-containing protein 12 — MSEKSTLNDSRNPTQQQQPLQNGSASPNHRHNSSTYGAIDEITTATPTSTAPNGGVPPGEPGGSSTMGGDRRSTLKVMEKLGYGLGHVYNDLCAGVWFSYTLLFMQGALGMPAAEAGALVMLGQVGDAVATPIVGFLTDKYGTKRQWHAAGTFLVFLTFPMIFSLCPWCDVAPHWWEIVYFTVVILLFQFGWPIVQITHLAMIPELSRSQKDRSDLTAVRYSVSIVSNVVVYLVTWAVLRTSSDNQIGANDAYRFRDISLILTLVGVSMSVLFNFSLSFSGYEHRRHAALQHNVIKSGPGSGTGRREQPRDPEKQALLQAEQTGGTSQQTVANGGTVKPADDEVVLRKPKKNFFKSPLLYQNALLYVFSRLFMTTSLVYMPLWLDERTFQPDPVQNNASVEHLATIPLMSFLSSFVSSVILKYANRYVGNSLVYFVGSTISLGVCSWVALSTSDGSYTTFELLVIASLFGAGSSITMISSLCITADMIGKHADQGGFIYSAVTFADKLITGVVVVIIESMKCKNRADCPDYYRSVLAYACGTAAGLGCLTLATLVCTRSTTRRSRRAAAPVQQR, encoded by the exons ATGTCAGAAAAATCCACTCTAAACGATAGTAGAAATCCAACACAACAGCAGCAACCCCTCCAGAATGGTAGTGCCAGTCCAAACCACCGCCACAACAGTAGTACTTACGGAGCAATAGACGAAATAACCACAGCGACACCCACGTCAACCGCCCCCAACGGTGGCGTTCCCCCAGGCGAACCAGGCGGATCATCCACAATGGGCGGTGATCGTCGCTCGACGCTCAAAGTGATGGAGAAGCTCGGTTACGGGTTGGGCCACGTGTACAACGATCTGTGCGCCGGGGTCTGGTTCAGCTACACGTTGCTGTTCATGCAGGGTGCTTTGGGTATGCCGGCTGCGGAAGCCGGTGCCCTGGTCATGCTAGGCCAGGTTGGGGACGCGGTCGCCACTCCGATCGTGGGATTTTTGACCGATAAGTACGGGACGAAGAGGCAATGGCACGCGGCGGGGACGTTTCTGGTGTTCCTGACCTTCCCGATGATCTTCTCGTTGTGTCCGTGGTGCGACGTGGCTCCGCACTGGTGGGAGATCGTGTACTTTACCGTGGTGATTCTGCTGTTCCAGTTTGGCTGGCCAATCGTACAGATCACCCACCTGGCCATGATCCCTGAGTTGTCGCGGTCGCAGAAGGATCGGTCCGATTTGACAGCGGTTCGGTATTCGGTGTCGATCGTGTCCAACGTGGTCGTTTACCTCGTGACCTGGGCGGTTCTTCGAACCAGCTCGGACAACCAAATCGGTGCCAACGATGCCtatcgatttcgt GATATCTCGTTAATTCTGACGCTGGTCGGGGTGTCCATGTCGGTGCTGTTCAACTTTTCGCTCTCGTTCAGCGGCTACGAGCATCGGCGGCATGCCGCGTTGCAGCATAATGTGATCAAGTCGGGGCCCGGAAGTGGCACAGGAAGAAGGGAGCAGCCGCGGGACCCGGAGAAGCAAGCTTTGCTACAAGCTGAGCAGACGGGTGGAACTTCGCAGCAGACGGTGGCCAATGGGGGGACGGTCAAGCCGGCAGACGACGAGGTCGTGCTGAGGAAGCCCAAGAAAAACTTCTTCAAGTCACCACTGCTGTACCAGAATGCGTTGCT CTACGTCTTCTCCCGTCTCTTCATGACCACCTCGCTGGTGTACATGCCCCTATGGCTGGACGAGCGCACCTTCCAGCCCGATCCGGTCCAGAACAACGCCAGCGTGGAACATCTGGCCACCATTCCTCTAATGTCCTTCCTGTCATCGTTCGTCTCGTCCGTAATCCTCAAGTACGCCAACCGATACGTCGGCAACAGTCTGGTCTACTTCGTGGGATCCACCATCAGTTTGGGAGTCTGCTCTTGGGTCGCGTTGAGCACCAGCGACGGTTCGTACACCACCTTTGAACTGCTGGTGATTGCGTCCCTGTTTGGCGCCGGGAGTTCCATCACCATGATCAGCAGCCTGTGCATCACGGCGGACATGATCGGGAAGCACGCGGACCAGGGCGGGTTCATCTACTCCGCGGTCACGTTCGCCGACAAGCTCATCACCGGCGTTGTCGTAGTCATCATTGAGTCCAT gAAATGTAAGAATCGAGCCGACTGTCCGGACTACTACCGGAGTGTGCTGGCATACGCGTGCGGGACGGCCGCCGGTCTCGGCTGTCTCACGCTGGCAACCCTGGTCTGCACGCGATCTACGACGCGTCGATCGAGGAGAGCGGCGGCCCCAGTACAGCAACGATGA